The sequence below is a genomic window from Wyeomyia smithii strain HCP4-BCI-WySm-NY-G18 chromosome 1, ASM2978416v1, whole genome shotgun sequence.
GGGCTTGTTCCGGCAGAGAGGACAGATCGAACAGAAGCTAGTGAGGACTCAGTTGACTTTGCGAACGCAGAGTAGTATGACGTTAGCCCAGTTGCAGTGCGCGGAGAAGAAACTAGTTGTAATCTACAGCGAGTTTAGCCACTTCCATAGTGAAATCATGGCCTTGATTCCTGATGAAGCATCGGATGAGCAAGATGAAATTTACTGCACTTTTGAGGATCGTCATACCGAGTTGTCGAATCACATCCAGAAAAGAATCAATGCTGCTACTCAAATGCAATCCGTGAGTTCATCTGTTTCCCCACAGGTTATTATTCAGCAGCAGCCGTTGAAAGCACCTATTCCTACATTTGACGGTAATTATGCTAATTGGCCAAAATTCAAGGCGATTTTCCAAGACCTGATGGCACAGTCCGGGGACTCAGAGGCATTAAAACTGTACCACCTAGACAAAGCATTGATTGGATCCGCAGCAGGTATATTAGATGCAAAAATAATCAACGAGGGTAATTATAAGCAAGCGTGGAAGGTGCTAACAGACCGTTACGAAAACACACGTGTGATCGTTGAGTcacacattcaaggattgcttACTCTTGAAAAAATGTCTAAAGCAACATTCAAAGAATTGGATGGCCTGCTAACTGAAGCAACCGGTCATGTTGAAGGCCTACGGTACCAAAAACAACAGTTAACGGGTATCTCCGAGCACATCGTGGTGCATCTTATCGTCAGTGCCTTGGATGATTCGACCCGCATGGCTTGGGAACGTACCCAGCAAAGAAGTGTGCTCCCGAAATACGAACAAACAATCTCCTTTCTCAAAACCAGTTGTCAAGTGCTGGAGCAGTGTGAATCGTCGCAAGCTTTCTCCCAACGAACCGCCGTAAAATCAAAAGTTTCACCAGTCAACAACAAAATGCCATCGCTAAAGACTAACGCAGTTACTTCAAGTTCCAGCAAGTCTTCAGGTTCCTGCCACTTTTGTGGAGGTTCACATCTTAacttccaatgtgaggaattcaAGCAGCTGACAGCAACTCAAAGGGCAGAAAAGGTTCGAGCAAAAGGTTTGTGCTTTAACTGCCTCCGGAAGAGACGTCAGTCCAAACAGTGCACGTCTAACAACACGTGTCGAAAATGCAGCCGCAAACATCACACCATTCTCCACGATGATGCTGAAAGGAACAGCAGTCAGGATTCAAAAGCTGACATTGCCGCGCCAAAGCAACCTGTCGCGAATAATCAACCAACTGTTGTTCAACCTTCTGTTTCGGTGGTGGATAAACCAGTATCCACTACATGCTCAAGCAATCACGTTTCAACATCAAAGACCGTCTTGCTATTGACTGCTGTCGTTCAAGCCATTGATGAACATAACCAGTCCCACCCTTGTCGAGTCCTACTTGACAGTGGGTCTCAAGTTAACTTCGTCACCGAGAAAATGGCAACCCGCCTCGGTTGTTCTAGAATGCCAGCAAATGTATCAATCACTGGAATCAATGCCCTGAGAAGTCTAGCTCGTGATAAGGTGTTCGTTAAATTCCAATCGAGCTACGGAGACTTTCAAGCCAACATCGCGTGTCTGGTTACAACCAAGGTACCTGGAACTATTCCTAACCGAACGATTGATTTCAGCTCCTGGGAACTTCCTGAAGGCATTCAACTCGCCGATCCACATTTCTTCCAGCCAGAAAGGGTTGACATGTTAATCGGGGGAGAGTTGTTCTTTGATCTACTGAAGCCCGATCAAATAAGTCTTGGTGACAATTTACCACAACTTCGAGACACTCATCTTGCATGGGTGGTAGCTGGAGTAATAAACGAGCCGTACATTTCGAATGCGGCTATTCAACACGTCAACCATGCTTAGATCGATTCCATCGAGGATATGATGCATCAATTTTGGAAGGTGGAGGAAGTACCAAACGCATCTCCATTTTTATCCGAATAACTGTCTTGTGAAGCCCATTTCCTGTCGACATACAAGCGCGATGCAACGGGTAGGTTTGTCGTAAAACTGCCGTTTAAAGAAAACCTCAACCGGTTGGATAGTTGCCGTTCTTTAGCACTCAAGCGATTCCTTATGTTAGAAAAACGATTGGAGCGTAATCCCGAGCTGAGGCAGCAATACAATGATTTCATAAGGGAGTATGAGGACCTCGGCCACTGCAGAGAAGTTAAGGAAGCTGAGGATCCAAGTAATATGGATACGTACTATCTGCCGCATCATGCAGTATTACGACCGTCAAGCTCAACCACGAAGTGCCGTGTCGTATTCGATGCTagtgccaaaatggacccatcaAAACTATCGCTCAATGAGGTTCTTCAAGCAGGACCAGTTGTACAGAATGGAATATTCTCTATTACGCTGCGATTCCGTAAGTACGCTTATGCATTTTCAAGCGATATAGAAAAAATGTACCGGCAAGTGTTCGTTGCGCCGGAAGAACGCCGATTCCTCCGATGCTTTTGGAGGTCCGACCCGTCACATCCATTAAGGGTTCTCGAGCTTAATACCGTTACTTACGGAACAGCTTGTGCGCCATACCAAGCAACAAGGTGTTTGGTACAACTTGCCAAAGAAGAAGGTTCCGAGTTTCCCATCGGCTCTCGAATCTTGACTGAGGACTTTTACGTTGACGATGCGCTTTCTGGCGCTAACACGTTGGAAGAAGCTCTCGAAAGCCAACGTCAATTAAAAGAACTGCTAACCAGAGGTGGTTTCCATATTCACAAATGGTGCTCCAATTCGGCAGAGTTTCTAGAGCACATTCCACCAGCCGACCGAGAAAGGAAGGTTCCTTTTTATGAGTACGGAGCAAATGAAGTAATAAAGGTGCTTGGATTGTTGTGGGATCCTGACGGCGACGTCCTCATGATAGCCAATCCGCCGAAATGTTCTTTTCAGGATGATAAGCTAGCCACGAAACGAATGATTTATTCCGAGGTGGCAAAATTGTTTGATCCACTCGGACTGTTTGCGCCAGTAATTGTCATGGCCAAACTGTTGGTACAGCAGCTTTGGAAAATATCAGCTGGATGGGACGATCCCATCGACGAAACCATCCGCGAAAATTGGGCTACTCTGCGCGCATCCCTTCCAGACCTTGGACGCATTCACGTTCTAAGGTGTGTTATGTTCCCGAATGCGATTGCATATGAGTTGCATGGTTTTTCCGATGCATCGAACGTGGCGTACGGTGCATGCGTCTACTTGAGAAGTATTTTCACCAATGGATCCGCCAACCTACGTCTTCTATGCAGCAAGTCAAAGGTTGCCCCATCAGACGATGTCTCCATTCCTCGTAAAGAGCTCTGTGCCGCTCATCTGCTTTCGAAATTGATCAGCCAGGTCGTTCCCGCACTTCAAATGAACTTTCGAGAAGTTGTTCTCTGGTCGGACAGCACCATTGTTCTGGCATGGCTGAAGAAACCGTTAGATCAACTTCAGACGTTCGTAAGGAATCGGATTGCTTTGATACGAAAGGATACCAATGAGTATCGATGGAGTTATGTTTGCTCGGCCAATAATCCCGCCGATATCGTTTCTCGAGGAAAGCTGCCATaagatttaaaacaaaatattctCTGGTTGAGCGGTCCAAGGTCCCTGTGTGAAGTAGAATATGACGTTGAAGACACCGAAGAGATTTTGGAGAATAATCTTCCCGAACTGAAAGTCCACGTCATAACCGTGTCAGCTCACGATTCGTTTCCATTCTTCGAAAAATTCAGTTCTTTTCGGAAAATCCAGCGCACCATGTGCTACGTTCTACGGTTTATTCGAAATTGCAAACGGCCAAAGTCTAATCGTGTGAAGCAAGTACATCTTTCCATCGAAGAACTACGTCAAGCATCCGAAGCAATCGTCAAGGCGATTCAACAAGCACATCTTGGGGACGAAATTAAGCGAGTGATTTCCAACCAAACATGCAAGCGTCTTGGTAACCTGCGTCCAGTGTATGAAAACGGTTTACTACGAGTTGGAGGGCGATTAGATCGCTCAGCCGTTTGCTGCAAAACATCAGTTAATACTTCCCGATAAAGATCCTGTAACGAAAAAACTCATTAGAACTTTGCATATGGAGCATCTTCACGTCGGCCAGGCCGGTTTGATCAGCATCATTCGTCAAAGGTACTGGCTTTTAAATGCTAAATCAACTGTGCGACAAGTAACACAATCGTGCGTTACATGTTTTCGAACAAAACCCGTTGAAACCAAACAGCTAATGGGAAATCTCCCTACCTCGAGAATTGTGCCATCACCACCGTTCGCAGTTACTGGCGTCGATTATGCCGGTCCATTCATGGTGAGGCAAGGTTCTTATCGTCCGAAGCTTGTTAAGTCCTACGTCGCAGTTGACGTATGTATGGCGACAAAGGCTGTACATTTAGAGATTGTGTCCGACTTAACAACGGATGCCTTCTTGGCGTCTTTGAAACGGTTCATTAGTCGGAGAGGAATGGTGCAGCAAATTCACTCAGACAATGCGACCAACTTTCATGGAGCAAGCAACCAACTGCACGAGTTGTACCGACAGTTTCAGAATCAACAAGAGGTGAAGAAAATCCAGCAGTTTTGTGAAGTACGCGAGATACAGTGGCATTTCATCCCACCAGACGCATCAGAGTTCGGTGGTCTCTGGGAAGCGGCGGTCAAGGCGACGAAAACTCACCTGAAGCGAGTCGTAGGGAATGCAAACCTCACTTACGAAGAAATGGCAACCATTCTAGCCGAAATAGAAGCCATTTCAAATTCTCGTCCGTTGTTCAGTTTGTCCAACGATCCTGCCAATCCACAGGTTATAACACCAGCTCATTAccttgtgacgtcacaccccgcgcagaaaataccttatgttccgtcacgcagaattttgtgatacggtacattttagcttagtccgaaagacagtaaaccttccgttgaaagaaatgaaaaacaggtagagtgtagaaCCAGGACACGGCCGCCTGTCgttgtcccctaaaacaagatcatttgtaaagaaagcgggaaagatcttgaagaaagaccgcgaacggttctgctaagcaaacgttggcgaaacatttggtttccttgacagaggaccgcgtacggctctgtcaacatactaggtatcaacagattatgcaacaggcggcaaagaacttcgcgcagccttctgctgtgctacaggcaaacaaaccgaataaaataaacaagttttgtgttgtaaacaaaacagaagtcgccggttcaacggtgttgatgctctcgcatgcgttctatcgtacatgcggtactagattataagATAAGAGCTTAAGGTAAATGGTAAaccgagagtggagaaagtctctctctctgagttaccggcagggtatatttaagcagtgatgTACAGAATAAAAGTTAATTAATTATCATCAGCTCAAAACTGGCGTTTTAATTCCGCGCCGgctgcgcgtacagggttttctggagaaagtcctggtaggttatacccaggatataggtatacctacacatgtggtgacagcggtgggatATGGTTTCTAGGAAAGGAAACGGACCACGCGAGGTAAAAAAGAGTCAAAAGAAGCTTAAGTATAAGTAGTGTTCGATAACGGTAAAAAGCGCGATAAAATAGTTCGAAGTATAAATTGTGTAACGTTGAACGAAAGTGGATATTGTGCAACGAGAACTAAAAGtgttagagaaaaaaattgtgcacgcgaaacaggaaaaaacagcaaaaaaatagtGAGGAAGAACATTGGCTACAAACTTTTATagtgttaaaaacaaatttggttcgcgcttgaagaaaaaaaaatgtaaaagtggTTTATAGTG
It includes:
- the LOC129717221 gene encoding uncharacterized protein LOC129717221, giving the protein MELESMRKLKGLFRQRGQIEQKLVRTQLTLRTQSSMTLAQLQCAEKKLVVIYSEFSHFHSEIMALIPDEASDEQDEIYCTFEDRHTELSNHIQKRINAATQMQSVSSSVSPQVIIQQQPLKAPIPTFDGNYANWPKFKAIFQDLMAQSGDSEALKLYHLDKALIGSAAGILDAKIINEGNYKQAWKVLTDRYENTRVIVESHIQGLLTLEKMSKATFKELDGLLTEATGHVEGLRYQKQQLTGISEHIVVHLIVSALDDSTRMAWERTQQRSVLPKYEQTISFLKTSCQVLEQCESSQAFSQRTAVKSKVSPVNNKMPSLKTNAVTSSSSKSSGSCHFCGGSHLNFQCEEFKQLTATQRAEKVRAKGLCFNCLRKRRQSKQCTSNNTCRKCSRKHHTILHDDAERNSSQDSKADIAAPKQPVANNQPTVVQPSVSVVDKPVSTTCSSNHVSTSKTVLLLTAVVQAIDEHNQSHPCRVLLDSGSQVNFVTEKMATRLGCSRMPANVSITGINALRSLARDKVFVKFQSSYGDFQANIACLVTTKVPGTIPNRTIDFSSWELPEGIQLADPHFFQPERVDMLIGGELFFDLLKPDQISLGDNLPQLRDTHLAWVVAGVINEPYISNAAIQHVNHA
- the LOC129717222 gene encoding uncharacterized protein LOC129717222 — protein: MLEKRLERNPELRQQYNDFIREYEDLGHCREVKEAEDPSNMDTYYLPHHAVLRPSSSTTKCRVVFDASAKMDPSKLSLNEVLQAGPVVQNGIFSITLRFRKYAYAFSSDIEKMYRQVFVAPEERRFLRCFWRSDPSHPLRVLELNTVTYGTACAPYQATRCLVQLAKEEGSEFPIGSRILTEDFYVDDALSGANTLEEALESQRQLKELLTRGGFHIHKWCSNSAEFLEHIPPADRERKVPFYEYGANEVIKVLGLLWDPDGDVLMIANPPKCSFQDDKLATKRMIYSEVAKLFDPLGLFAPVIVMAKLLVQQLWKISAGWDDPIDETIRENWATLRASLPDLGRIHVLRCVMFPNAIAYELHGFSDASNVAYGACVYLRSIFTNGSANLRLLCSKSKVAPSDDVSIPRKELCAAHLLSKLISQVVPALQMNFREVVLWSDSTIVLAWLKKPLDQLQTFVRNRIALIRKDTNEYRWSYVCSANNPADIVSRGKLP
- the LOC129717223 gene encoding uncharacterized protein LOC129717223; protein product: MCYVLRFIRNCKRPKSNRVKQVHLSIEELRQASEAIVKAIQQAHLGDEIKRVISNQTCKRLGNLRPVTLHMEHLHVGQAGLISIIRQRYWLLNAKSTVRQVTQSCVTCFRTKPVETKQLMGNLPTSRIVPSPPFAVTGVDYAGPFMVRQGSYRPKLVKSYVAVDVCMATKAVHLEIVSDLTTDAFLASLKRFISRRGMVQQIHSDNATNFHGASNQLHELYRQFQNQQEVKKIQQFCEVREIQWHFIPPDASEFGGLWEAAVKATKTHLKRVVGNANLTYEEMATILAEIEAISNSRPLFSLSNDPANPQVITPAHYLIGRPLSAPAEPSLEDTKVSRLDRWQHLQLMREHFWRAWSRDYLNSLQPRKKNTRATSNVRPGMVVLLHDKTQPPLSWKLGRITGVYPGDDGLVRAIDVFSNGATYRRPINKVLIIPIEDNICSAPVFFVDTKFQPGGRMFHPSRQQQ